In Candidatus Methylomirabilota bacterium, a single window of DNA contains:
- the tyrS gene encoding tyrosine--tRNA ligase, whose product MRSSGLLGDLEARGLVADATGRDELQAHLAPGSRVVYCGFDPTADSLHIGSLLPLLALRRFQRAGHRPIVLIGGGTGLIGDPSGKAAERPLNDAEQVAAWAERLKRQVARFLDFGAGAAGAKLLDNFAWLSRLDVITFLRDVGKEFPVGAMLGKESVRSRMGRADVGLSYTEFSYQILQSYDFLELWRTEGCTVQIGGADQWGNITAGIELIRRKTAGAAFGLTLPLATKSDGGKFGKTEAGTVWLDAAKTSAYEMYQFWFNAADADVGRFLKYFTFLSLEEIADLAEATVRAPEKRAAQRALAREVTRLIHGDEGVREAESISEALFSGDVASLTEPQLIHAFREVPTTRLSGPAGLTLTDVLVRTGLAPSRRAGRELLASGAVLVNGRRVTDPAEGVSRDRALHQRYLLLRKGKRTYHLVILEDGT is encoded by the coding sequence ATGCGGAGTTCGGGACTGCTGGGGGATCTGGAGGCTCGGGGGCTCGTCGCCGACGCCACCGGGCGGGATGAGCTGCAGGCGCACCTCGCGCCGGGCTCGCGCGTCGTCTACTGCGGCTTCGATCCGACCGCCGACAGCCTGCACATCGGCAGCCTGCTGCCGCTGCTGGCCCTGCGGCGGTTCCAGCGGGCCGGCCACCGCCCCATCGTGCTCATCGGCGGCGGCACCGGCCTCATCGGGGACCCGAGCGGCAAGGCGGCCGAGCGTCCGCTGAACGACGCCGAGCAGGTTGCGGCCTGGGCCGAGCGGCTCAAGCGACAGGTGGCTCGGTTCCTTGACTTCGGCGCGGGTGCGGCCGGCGCCAAGCTCCTGGACAATTTCGCCTGGCTGTCCCGGCTGGACGTGATCACCTTCCTGCGCGACGTGGGCAAGGAGTTCCCGGTCGGCGCCATGCTGGGCAAGGAGTCGGTCCGGTCGCGGATGGGGCGCGCCGACGTCGGCCTGTCCTACACGGAGTTCAGCTATCAGATCCTCCAGTCGTACGACTTTCTCGAGCTGTGGCGGACCGAGGGCTGCACCGTGCAGATCGGGGGGGCCGATCAGTGGGGGAACATCACGGCCGGCATCGAGCTCATCCGGCGCAAGACGGCAGGGGCCGCGTTCGGATTGACGCTGCCCCTGGCGACGAAGAGCGATGGCGGTAAGTTCGGCAAGACCGAGGCGGGGACGGTCTGGCTGGACGCCGCCAAGACCTCGGCGTACGAGATGTACCAGTTCTGGTTCAACGCCGCGGACGCCGATGTGGGCCGCTTCCTCAAGTACTTCACGTTCCTCTCTCTCGAGGAGATCGCCGACCTGGCGGAGGCGACGGTCCGGGCGCCCGAGAAGCGTGCGGCCCAGCGGGCGCTCGCTCGTGAGGTGACACGCCTCATTCACGGGGACGAGGGTGTGCGGGAGGCCGAGTCCATCTCCGAGGCGCTGTTCAGCGGCGATGTCGCCAGCCTGACCGAGCCGCAGCTGATTCACGCCTTCCGGGAGGTGCCGACGACCCGGCTGTCGGGCCCGGCCGGGTTGACCTTGACCGACGTGCTCGTGCGCACCGGGCTGGCCCCCTCCAGGCGAGCGGGCCGTGAGCTTCTGGCCAGCGGCGCCGTCCTGGTGAACGGCCGCCGGGTCACCGACCCTGCCGAGGGGGTCTCCCGCGACCGGGCCCTCCACCAGCGATATCTGCTGCTCCGGAAGGGGAAACGGACGTACCACCTGGTCATCCTGGAGGACGGGACGTGA